Proteins from a single region of Geothrix sp. PMB-07:
- a CDS encoding PAS domain S-box protein, which translates to MALSLPLVACGVQWVFWGQFKPFIWFLFYPAVFMSAWVGGLAGALPAAALAAMLAVFCFHPPALTFHKANLAFLPSVIVFMGMAALFGRLHDRLDAAKREVAKSREELLVRMSRLAKVGGWSFDVATGAGEWTEEVARIHDLEPSTTATAAQGLSFYQGKYKEAIERAVKEAIELGRPYDLELELISAKGVLKWVRTQGQPVIVDGKVARLQGAFQDITAWKHAELALRESENRLQLFIDHAPASLAMFDKAMRYLAVSRRWRQDYGLEPSELIGKSHYEVFPEISEDWKAIHRRALAGEVIRSEEDRFQRQDGSVQWLRWEVRPWRDGHGDTGGIVVFSEDITEAKEAEGELRASREMFASAFAENPAAIALTRLEDGLVLDVNDTWETLTGWRRDEVLGQSVRSLEIWPSAEEAAGFVRDLKAHGVLRNWEQAFRNRQGSTFVTQLAAKALMVQGEAYVLSTLVDITERKRAQGEIETLNATLERRVDERTAELSAANTELEAFAYAVSHDLRAPLRAMSGFSQALLEDFGASLPPQAMTYLDQIQVGSERMGSLIDGLLTLSRSTQGQLERHMVDLSGLADEVRRDLEMREPDRQLAWRIEPGLEAWGDARMLLVVLRNLLGNAWKYTLNQPEPAIGLDSVERDGRRFFRVADNGAGFDMTYAAKLFQPFQRLHRQDEFPGMGIGLATVQRIVHRHGGEIHAEAAPGRGATFLFTLSAPPKDPEP; encoded by the coding sequence GTGGCCCTTTCCCTTCCCCTGGTGGCCTGTGGGGTCCAGTGGGTGTTCTGGGGGCAGTTCAAGCCGTTCATCTGGTTCCTCTTCTATCCTGCCGTGTTCATGAGCGCCTGGGTGGGCGGGCTGGCTGGGGCCCTTCCCGCAGCAGCCCTGGCCGCGATGCTCGCTGTGTTCTGTTTCCACCCCCCGGCTCTGACCTTCCACAAGGCGAACCTGGCCTTCCTGCCCTCGGTCATCGTGTTCATGGGCATGGCGGCCCTGTTCGGCCGGCTCCATGATCGCCTTGATGCGGCCAAGCGAGAGGTTGCGAAATCCCGGGAAGAGCTGCTGGTGCGCATGAGCCGCCTCGCCAAGGTGGGCGGCTGGAGCTTTGATGTGGCCACCGGTGCGGGGGAGTGGACCGAAGAAGTGGCGCGCATCCATGACCTGGAGCCCAGCACCACGGCCACCGCGGCCCAAGGGCTCAGCTTCTACCAGGGGAAGTACAAAGAAGCCATCGAGCGCGCGGTGAAGGAGGCCATCGAACTGGGCAGGCCCTACGATCTCGAACTGGAATTGATCAGCGCCAAGGGGGTGCTCAAGTGGGTGCGGACCCAGGGCCAGCCGGTGATTGTCGACGGGAAAGTCGCGCGCTTGCAGGGAGCCTTCCAGGACATCACGGCATGGAAGCACGCGGAACTCGCCCTGCGGGAAAGCGAAAACCGTCTCCAACTCTTCATCGATCACGCACCTGCTTCCTTGGCCATGTTCGATAAGGCCATGCGCTATCTGGCCGTGAGCCGGCGCTGGCGGCAGGACTATGGCCTGGAACCGTCAGAGCTGATCGGGAAATCCCACTACGAGGTGTTCCCCGAGATCAGCGAGGACTGGAAGGCCATCCATCGCCGTGCCCTCGCGGGTGAGGTCATCCGCTCCGAGGAGGACCGCTTCCAGCGCCAGGATGGCAGCGTGCAGTGGTTGCGGTGGGAGGTGCGGCCCTGGCGCGATGGTCATGGCGACACCGGTGGCATCGTGGTCTTCTCTGAAGACATCACCGAGGCCAAGGAGGCCGAGGGGGAGCTGCGCGCGTCTCGCGAGATGTTCGCTTCGGCTTTTGCCGAAAACCCCGCCGCCATCGCCTTGACGAGGCTCGAGGATGGCCTGGTGCTCGATGTGAACGACACCTGGGAAACCCTTACCGGCTGGCGGCGAGATGAAGTGCTCGGCCAATCAGTCCGGTCCCTGGAGATCTGGCCCTCGGCGGAGGAGGCCGCGGGCTTCGTGCGCGACCTGAAGGCGCACGGTGTGCTGCGGAACTGGGAACAGGCCTTTCGGAACCGCCAGGGCAGCACCTTCGTGACGCAACTGGCCGCGAAAGCCCTGATGGTGCAAGGCGAGGCTTATGTCTTGTCCACCCTGGTGGACATCACCGAAAGGAAGCGGGCCCAGGGGGAGATCGAGACCCTGAATGCCACTCTGGAGCGGCGAGTCGATGAGCGCACTGCCGAACTGAGCGCGGCGAACACGGAATTGGAGGCATTTGCCTACGCGGTCTCCCACGACCTGCGGGCGCCCCTCCGCGCCATGAGCGGTTTCAGCCAGGCCCTGCTGGAGGATTTCGGCGCCAGCCTTCCACCCCAGGCGATGACTTATCTGGATCAGATCCAGGTGGGCAGTGAGCGCATGGGTTCCCTGATCGATGGCCTGCTGACCCTGTCGCGGAGCACTCAGGGCCAGCTTGAGCGGCACATGGTGGACCTGTCGGGCTTGGCCGATGAGGTGCGGCGGGATCTGGAGATGAGGGAGCCGGATCGGCAGCTGGCCTGGCGCATCGAGCCGGGGCTGGAGGCCTGGGGGGATGCCCGCATGCTTCTGGTCGTCCTCCGCAACCTGCTGGGCAATGCCTGGAAATACACCCTGAACCAACCGGAACCCGCCATCGGTCTCGATTCCGTGGAGCGCGACGGGCGCCGGTTCTTCCGCGTCGCGGATAACGGCGCCGGTTTTGATATGACCTATGCAGCCAAGCTGTTCCAGCCCTTCCAGCGCCTCCACCGCCAGGATGAGTTCCCGGGCATGGGCATCGGCCTGGCCACCGTCCAGCGCATCGTCCACCGCCACGGCGGGGAGATTCACGCCGAAGCTGCACCGGGCCGTGGCGCCACCTTCCTCTTCACCCTTTCTGCTCCCCCCAAGGACCCAGAGCCATGA
- a CDS encoding response regulator, translating into MTPRRILLVEDNPQDEMLTLRSLGKVNLANQVEVVRDGQQALDFLFHEGEFAAQEGVDLPAVVLLDLGLPKIGGLDVLKRLRQDERTRLLPVVILTSSDEEQDRLQSYLGGANSYVRKPVDFAQFAETVARLGIYWMAVNEAPARGGRP; encoded by the coding sequence ATGACACCTCGTCGCATCCTTTTGGTTGAAGACAATCCCCAGGACGAGATGCTGACGCTCCGCTCCCTGGGCAAAGTGAACCTCGCCAACCAGGTGGAGGTGGTTCGAGACGGGCAGCAGGCCCTCGACTTCCTCTTCCACGAAGGCGAGTTCGCGGCGCAAGAGGGTGTGGATCTGCCCGCGGTGGTGCTGTTGGACTTGGGCCTGCCCAAGATCGGAGGGCTGGATGTGCTGAAGCGCCTGCGTCAGGACGAGCGGACCCGACTGCTGCCCGTGGTGATCCTTACCTCTTCCGATGAAGAGCAGGATCGTCTGCAGAGCTATCTGGGCGGCGCCAATAGCTACGTGAGGAAACCCGTGGATTTCGCCCAGTTCGCCGAAACCGTGGCCCGCCTGGGCATCTACTGGATGGCGGTCAACGAGGCGCCGGCCAGGGGAGGACGTCCATGA
- a CDS encoding glycosyl hydrolase family 18 protein translates to MKLLLRLACCLFAASLLAAEVPLVLTNHLGYERYGAKHAVVRAGAGETFDRYEIRTWPADRVVFKGDIGVGTPVDRWRDWTFWPLDFTDLQLEGDYVLVAYHGDRAIRSLPFKVQAQVLERHTLSNVLAYFKGQRSSGLLDKADRNVMVKETGQRMDARGGWFDATGDYGKHFSQLSSATYFNTQQIPLVVYSLLRSHDLLAARQDVNHAQIRRRLVDEALFGADYLVRIRDPKGSFHQTVMSPGPGKKPEDRQIAQYDKTVGSQVGYRGGAGMAIAALAMAARLPQGGDFDPATYRKTAEAAFDYLEAHNTELLNDHKENLLDDMTALTAATELARTTSNPRHLAAAAARAERLMARLLPDGSWRADDKDRPFFHPSDAGLPVVALLAFHDLAPKALQPRLLEVVRKSLQYELTVTGEVANPFGLARQKVQNKAGERRTAFFFPHDTETAPWWQGENARLGSLAAAARLAAPLFAEESPFLVKLRSYAVDQLNWILGLNPFDASMLHGTGHNNPEYGWLGTWQYQNVPGGIVNGICSGLTDEHDISFNVPYSVTGKDDDWRWGEQWLPHGAWYLLAVAAGDHAMPSPAPKTVIAYVFPQDRRLGPQEVDPTRLTHINYAFADIKNGRMVEGFKHDTENYRVLNGLKAKNPALKVLVSVGGWTWSGGFSDASLTAESRKVFVESAMAYVDRHDLDGLDVDWEYPGLPGYGNVNRPEDKHNATLLMADLRAGLDRLGERKGRRLLLTIAAGAMDSFLANTEMDQMSRHLDYVNLMTYDQYEAEADATTGHHAPLFTNPANPKGYAASTIVDHFVAAGVPERKLVLGVPFYGKPWGGVRNKAHGLYQPGGAAKLNLFTSFTNLKDKLENKDGFQRFWDDLAQAPYLYNPAKGLWITYEDEESLGAKCRYIVDRGLGGVMFWEYHGDDGRLLEVIRKGFAPKAAPSH, encoded by the coding sequence ATGAAGCTGCTGCTTCGCCTGGCCTGTTGTCTGTTCGCTGCGAGCCTGCTCGCGGCGGAGGTTCCCCTGGTGCTCACCAACCACCTGGGCTATGAACGCTACGGTGCGAAACACGCCGTCGTCCGGGCCGGGGCAGGCGAAACTTTCGACCGCTATGAGATCCGCACCTGGCCCGCGGACCGGGTGGTGTTCAAGGGCGACATCGGCGTGGGCACGCCGGTGGACCGCTGGCGCGACTGGACCTTCTGGCCCCTGGACTTCACGGACCTGCAGCTGGAAGGCGACTACGTGCTGGTGGCCTACCATGGGGACCGGGCGATTCGTTCCCTGCCCTTCAAGGTGCAGGCCCAGGTGCTCGAGCGGCACACCCTTTCCAACGTGCTGGCCTACTTCAAGGGGCAGCGCAGCTCGGGCCTCCTGGACAAGGCTGATCGCAACGTGATGGTGAAGGAAACCGGCCAGCGCATGGATGCCCGCGGCGGGTGGTTCGACGCCACCGGCGACTACGGCAAGCACTTCTCCCAGCTCAGCTCCGCCACCTACTTCAACACCCAGCAGATTCCCCTGGTGGTCTACAGCCTGCTGCGCAGCCACGACCTGCTGGCCGCCCGCCAGGACGTGAACCATGCGCAGATCCGTCGGCGGCTGGTGGACGAGGCCCTCTTCGGAGCCGACTACCTAGTGCGCATCAGGGATCCCAAGGGCTCCTTCCACCAGACCGTGATGTCCCCGGGCCCGGGCAAGAAACCCGAGGATCGCCAGATCGCCCAGTACGACAAGACCGTGGGCAGCCAGGTGGGCTACCGCGGTGGTGCGGGCATGGCCATCGCGGCGTTGGCCATGGCGGCACGACTGCCCCAGGGCGGCGATTTTGATCCGGCCACCTACCGTAAGACCGCCGAAGCGGCCTTCGACTACCTGGAAGCCCACAACACGGAGCTGCTGAACGATCACAAAGAAAACCTCCTGGACGACATGACGGCCCTCACGGCCGCCACGGAGCTGGCCCGCACCACCTCAAATCCACGCCACCTGGCCGCCGCCGCGGCCCGCGCCGAGCGCCTGATGGCGCGGCTGCTGCCTGATGGCTCCTGGCGGGCGGACGACAAAGACCGTCCCTTCTTCCACCCCTCCGACGCCGGACTTCCGGTCGTCGCGCTGCTGGCCTTCCACGACCTGGCGCCCAAGGCCCTGCAGCCCCGCCTGCTGGAGGTGGTGCGCAAATCACTGCAGTACGAATTGACGGTGACCGGTGAGGTGGCAAATCCTTTTGGCCTAGCTCGGCAGAAGGTGCAGAACAAAGCCGGAGAGCGGCGCACCGCCTTCTTCTTTCCCCACGACACCGAAACGGCGCCCTGGTGGCAGGGCGAGAACGCGCGCCTGGGCTCCTTGGCGGCGGCGGCGCGTCTCGCTGCGCCCCTCTTTGCGGAGGAAAGCCCCTTCCTGGTGAAGCTCAGGAGCTATGCGGTCGACCAGTTGAACTGGATCCTGGGCCTCAATCCCTTCGACGCGTCCATGCTGCATGGCACGGGCCACAACAATCCCGAGTACGGCTGGCTGGGCACCTGGCAGTACCAGAATGTTCCGGGCGGCATCGTCAACGGCATCTGCTCGGGCCTGACGGATGAGCACGACATCTCCTTCAACGTGCCCTATTCCGTGACCGGCAAGGATGACGACTGGCGCTGGGGCGAGCAGTGGCTGCCCCACGGCGCCTGGTACCTGCTGGCCGTGGCTGCGGGCGATCATGCCATGCCCAGCCCGGCGCCGAAAACAGTCATCGCCTATGTGTTCCCGCAGGATCGCCGCCTGGGCCCCCAGGAGGTGGATCCCACCCGGCTGACGCACATCAACTACGCCTTCGCCGACATCAAGAACGGTCGCATGGTGGAAGGCTTCAAACACGACACCGAGAATTACCGGGTGCTCAACGGCCTCAAGGCGAAGAATCCCGCCCTCAAGGTGCTGGTTTCCGTGGGCGGCTGGACCTGGTCCGGAGGTTTCTCGGATGCCTCCCTCACGGCGGAATCCCGGAAGGTCTTCGTGGAGAGCGCCATGGCCTACGTGGACCGGCACGACCTCGATGGCCTGGATGTGGACTGGGAATACCCGGGCCTGCCGGGCTACGGCAATGTGAACCGGCCCGAGGACAAGCACAACGCCACCCTGCTGATGGCGGATCTGCGGGCCGGTCTGGATCGCCTGGGCGAGCGCAAGGGCCGCCGCCTGCTCCTGACCATCGCGGCGGGCGCCATGGACAGCTTCCTGGCCAACACCGAAATGGACCAGATGTCCCGCCACCTCGACTACGTGAACCTCATGACCTACGACCAGTACGAGGCCGAGGCCGATGCCACCACGGGCCACCACGCGCCTTTGTTCACCAACCCCGCGAACCCCAAGGGCTATGCGGCGAGCACCATCGTGGATCACTTCGTGGCTGCGGGCGTGCCCGAGCGGAAGCTGGTGCTGGGCGTTCCCTTCTACGGCAAGCCCTGGGGCGGCGTGCGGAACAAGGCCCACGGCCTCTACCAGCCTGGCGGCGCCGCGAAGCTGAACCTCTTCACCTCCTTCACCAACCTCAAGGACAAGCTGGAGAACAAGGACGGCTTCCAGCGCTTCTGGGACGATCTGGCCCAGGCGCCCTACCTCTACAACCCTGCCAAGGGCCTCTGGATCACCTACGAGGACGAGGAAAGCCTCGGCGCCAAATGCCGCTACATCGTGGATCGCGGCCTGGGCGGTGTGATGTTCTGGGAATACCACGGCGATGACGGGAGGCTGCTGGAGGTCATCCGCAAGGGCTTCGCGCCCAAGGCCGCGCCCAGCCACTGA
- a CDS encoding PAS domain S-box protein, producing MKAVMRLLVIEDSEADFLLVRRNLKQHGVEADYHRVDNLQDLELALDAGGWDAILSDYNVPGMDFRASLALLKQRVPDLPVILVSGSIGEEMALDLLRSGLSDFVLKDRPTRLAGALHHSLEAAQVLKAQRIAEAALLESESRFAIMFRSNPLGIGVSKFSDAKFVEVNEALLELLQMSREDLIGQTAVEAGLFLYPGDRDRMIAQVKERGRVRNFQFQFRGRDGALRDMLMSGERILLGGEAYLLGMVSDITPLRTAERSLQASEGRYRSLFENMSEGFAHCRWIHEEGGPDDWEYLAVNPAYEQVTGFRDVVGRRLSEVIPRLREDNPELFDTLGGVASTGVPAKFETFIPDQGRWLAVSAYRPAPGEFVVMLDNITDRKEAEAALKASQTRFQAVFNASPAGIVLSQPGTGQIIDANPAFQELVGFGLDEMRGRSSIELGLWVNPADREEAIRQLQNTGRVRHMDAELRTRSGEVVSVFWSTEQVELGGERVLVNLIQDETARRKAEDDRRRLEAEVAHAQKLESLGALAGGVSHDMNNVLGAVMSLGSALKEKHKNDPSLSKSMDVLLHAAGRGRDLVKGLTDFARKDVSEPRPLNLNEVVRKESALLTRTTLQKVQVELDLEEGLPYVLGDESSISNALMNLSVNALDAMPGGGRLVLRTWAGPGGQVALTVQDNGSGMPPEVLQRAMEPFFTTKPTGKGTGLGLALVYGIMKAHAGRVEIQSAPGQGTEITLSFPSLATNAAWTAAHPQPAEGPASHLRILLVDDDDLIRSTVPDMLEVLGHEVEAVSSGPEAIQRVQSGPIPDLVILDLSMPGMDGEETLTRLRGLKRDLPVLLATGYKDERHERILEHFSDVGVITKPFTIMDLRVKLAQMR from the coding sequence ATGAAGGCTGTGATGCGGCTTCTGGTCATCGAGGATTCCGAAGCGGACTTCCTGCTGGTGCGGCGCAACCTGAAGCAACACGGCGTAGAGGCGGACTACCATCGGGTGGACAACCTCCAGGACTTGGAACTGGCCCTGGATGCCGGTGGGTGGGACGCCATCCTTTCGGATTACAACGTGCCGGGCATGGATTTCCGTGCCAGCCTGGCCCTTCTCAAACAGCGCGTGCCCGACCTCCCCGTGATCTTGGTGTCTGGGAGCATTGGGGAGGAGATGGCCCTGGACTTGCTGCGAAGCGGCCTGTCTGATTTCGTGCTGAAGGACCGACCCACGCGTTTGGCCGGCGCCCTGCACCACAGCCTGGAAGCGGCCCAGGTGCTGAAGGCTCAGCGCATCGCCGAGGCGGCCCTGCTGGAAAGCGAATCGCGCTTCGCCATCATGTTTCGCTCCAACCCGCTTGGCATCGGCGTAAGCAAATTCTCCGATGCCAAGTTCGTGGAGGTGAACGAGGCTCTGCTCGAGCTGCTTCAGATGAGCCGTGAAGACCTCATCGGACAGACTGCGGTGGAGGCTGGGCTCTTTCTGTATCCCGGGGACCGCGACCGGATGATCGCCCAGGTGAAGGAACGCGGTCGCGTCCGCAACTTCCAGTTCCAGTTCCGCGGCCGCGATGGGGCTCTGCGGGACATGCTCATGTCCGGAGAGCGGATCCTGCTGGGCGGTGAAGCCTACCTGTTGGGCATGGTCTCCGACATCACGCCCCTTCGCACCGCCGAGCGGTCACTGCAGGCGAGTGAAGGGCGCTACCGGTCGCTGTTCGAGAACATGTCCGAGGGGTTTGCCCACTGCCGCTGGATTCACGAAGAAGGCGGGCCCGATGACTGGGAATACCTTGCGGTGAATCCGGCCTACGAGCAGGTGACAGGCTTCCGGGATGTGGTGGGGCGGCGGCTCAGCGAAGTGATTCCCAGGCTCCGTGAGGACAACCCCGAGCTGTTCGACACCCTGGGCGGAGTGGCCTCTACAGGCGTTCCTGCCAAGTTCGAGACCTTCATTCCGGACCAGGGACGATGGCTGGCCGTGTCAGCCTACCGGCCCGCACCCGGCGAATTCGTGGTGATGCTCGACAACATCACAGACCGCAAGGAGGCCGAAGCGGCGTTGAAGGCGAGCCAGACCCGCTTTCAGGCGGTGTTCAATGCCTCTCCGGCGGGCATCGTCCTCAGCCAACCGGGAACAGGGCAGATCATCGACGCCAACCCGGCCTTTCAGGAGCTGGTGGGGTTTGGATTGGACGAGATGCGGGGGCGCTCCAGCATCGAGCTGGGGCTCTGGGTGAATCCGGCAGACCGGGAGGAAGCCATCCGGCAGCTTCAGAACACGGGGCGGGTACGCCACATGGACGCGGAGCTGAGAACCCGTTCGGGCGAAGTGGTTTCGGTATTCTGGTCGACCGAGCAAGTGGAACTGGGCGGCGAACGGGTCCTGGTGAATCTGATCCAGGATGAGACGGCCCGCCGCAAAGCCGAGGACGACCGTCGGCGCCTCGAAGCCGAGGTGGCTCACGCGCAGAAGCTGGAATCCCTTGGCGCCCTGGCCGGTGGTGTGTCCCATGACATGAACAACGTGCTGGGCGCGGTCATGTCCCTGGGCTCAGCCCTTAAGGAGAAGCACAAGAACGACCCCTCCCTGTCCAAATCCATGGATGTGCTGCTGCACGCCGCAGGCCGGGGGCGGGATCTGGTGAAGGGCCTTACGGATTTCGCCCGCAAGGATGTCTCGGAGCCGCGGCCCTTGAACCTCAACGAGGTGGTGCGCAAGGAATCCGCGCTGCTCACGCGTACCACCCTCCAGAAGGTGCAGGTGGAACTGGATCTGGAAGAGGGGCTGCCCTACGTTCTGGGCGACGAAAGCTCCATCTCGAACGCGCTGATGAATCTCAGCGTGAACGCGCTGGATGCGATGCCGGGCGGTGGGCGACTGGTGCTCCGCACCTGGGCGGGGCCCGGGGGGCAGGTGGCGCTGACCGTGCAAGACAACGGCAGCGGCATGCCGCCTGAAGTGTTGCAGCGGGCCATGGAACCCTTCTTCACCACCAAGCCCACGGGCAAGGGCACGGGGCTGGGACTGGCCCTGGTCTACGGCATCATGAAGGCCCATGCCGGTCGCGTGGAGATTCAAAGCGCACCGGGCCAAGGAACAGAGATCACCCTTTCTTTCCCGAGCCTGGCCACCAACGCAGCCTGGACCGCGGCCCATCCGCAGCCTGCCGAAGGGCCCGCCAGCCACCTTCGGATTTTGCTGGTGGACGATGATGACCTGATCCGGAGCACGGTGCCGGACATGCTCGAGGTCCTCGGGCATGAGGTGGAAGCCGTGAGCAGCGGACCCGAGGCCATCCAGCGGGTGCAGTCGGGCCCCATTCCCGATCTGGTGATTCTCGATCTCAGCATGCCCGGCATGGATGGCGAGGAAACCCTCACTCGCCTTCGCGGGTTGAAGCGCGACCTGCCGGTGCTTCTGGCCACGGGCTACAAGGATGAGCGCCACGAGCGGATCCTCGAGCATTTCAGCGATGTGGGCGTGATCACGAAACCCTTCACGATCATGGATCTCCGGGTGAAGCTGGCCCAGATGCGCTGA
- a CDS encoding (2Fe-2S)-binding protein gives MAKTIAFTLNGKKVSVETDDTRMLATILREDLGHTGTKMGCGQGYCGACTVLVDGEAVRSCSTSLTSVAGREVLTIEGLGLPDHLHPVQEAFVAHHAFQCGFCTPGMVLSAYALLKKTPKPDRRQVAEALDGNLCRCGAHVRILAAIEDVAAKGGVR, from the coding sequence ATGGCCAAGACCATCGCGTTCACTCTGAATGGCAAGAAGGTGTCGGTGGAAACCGATGACACCCGCATGCTGGCCACCATCCTTCGTGAGGACCTGGGCCACACGGGCACGAAGATGGGCTGCGGCCAGGGCTACTGCGGCGCCTGCACGGTGCTGGTGGATGGCGAAGCCGTGCGCTCCTGCTCCACGTCTCTCACCTCCGTGGCAGGCAGGGAGGTGCTCACCATCGAAGGCCTGGGCCTGCCCGACCACCTGCATCCCGTGCAGGAAGCCTTCGTCGCGCACCACGCCTTCCAGTGCGGTTTCTGCACGCCGGGCATGGTGCTCAGCGCCTATGCCCTGCTGAAGAAAACGCCGAAGCCCGATCGCCGGCAGGTGGCCGAGGCGCTCGATGGCAACCTCTGCCGCTGTGGCGCCCATGTTCGGATCCTCGCCGCCATCGAAGATGTCGCAGCCAAGGGAGGTGTCCGATGA
- a CDS encoding DUF5009 domain-containing protein translates to MAPAAPARLHSLDVFRGAIVLAMLFVNDLEGVPGVPWWLRHAPFRADYMSFTDLVFPAFLFMVGMALPFALGRRLEGGAPAGLVWRHVASRTAGLVVIGFVMVNSESAAAEPAWLVGLWQLATFGSLILVWHTYEGWRATRPRRVRALRLGGALTLGMLLTWYPGRHGSGLSALAPSWWGIIGLIGWAYLGACLVYIRGRKRMEVILGGMALWLVFILAMEAKALDGWFLWRSPWNPVPAMAPHAAIALAGAGLGTFLRGEPSPRARVRWTLGFVLVLYAASWCVHAAAAWHPVFTLSKVLGTPAWCLRSAAYSALLWLAIYLVVDVAGRRKGTEWLAAAGGNALWVYLIVPMVFVAVDLFCLSVGHGWTWNHLAPGFPSGALRAAVVAVAFTWLAGVSLRRGFALKL, encoded by the coding sequence GTGGCTCCAGCCGCCCCAGCCCGCCTGCATTCGTTGGATGTCTTCCGGGGCGCCATCGTCCTGGCCATGCTCTTCGTGAACGACCTGGAGGGCGTTCCGGGGGTGCCCTGGTGGCTGCGCCACGCGCCCTTCCGGGCTGACTACATGAGCTTCACCGATCTGGTGTTTCCGGCCTTCCTCTTCATGGTGGGCATGGCGCTGCCCTTCGCCCTGGGCCGACGCCTGGAGGGCGGCGCGCCGGCAGGCCTCGTGTGGCGCCATGTCGCCTCGCGCACCGCCGGGCTGGTGGTCATCGGATTCGTGATGGTGAACTCAGAAAGCGCCGCCGCTGAACCCGCATGGCTTGTGGGCCTTTGGCAGTTGGCCACCTTCGGCAGCCTCATCCTGGTGTGGCACACGTACGAAGGCTGGCGGGCCACGCGGCCGAGGCGCGTCCGTGCGCTCCGGCTTGGGGGCGCGCTGACGCTCGGCATGCTTCTGACGTGGTATCCCGGCCGCCATGGCTCCGGCCTTTCGGCCTTGGCGCCCTCCTGGTGGGGGATCATCGGCCTCATCGGCTGGGCCTACCTGGGCGCCTGTCTCGTCTACATCCGGGGGCGGAAACGGATGGAGGTGATCCTCGGGGGCATGGCGCTGTGGCTGGTGTTCATCCTGGCCATGGAAGCCAAGGCGCTGGATGGCTGGTTCCTCTGGCGAAGCCCGTGGAACCCGGTGCCCGCCATGGCGCCCCACGCGGCCATCGCCCTGGCGGGCGCGGGACTGGGCACCTTCCTGCGTGGCGAACCGAGTCCCCGTGCGCGGGTGCGCTGGACCCTCGGTTTCGTGCTCGTGCTCTACGCGGCAAGCTGGTGCGTCCACGCGGCTGCCGCCTGGCACCCGGTCTTCACCCTCAGCAAGGTGCTCGGCACGCCGGCCTGGTGTCTTCGCAGCGCCGCCTACAGCGCGCTGCTCTGGCTGGCCATCTACCTGGTGGTGGACGTGGCGGGACGGCGCAAGGGCACCGAGTGGCTGGCCGCTGCGGGTGGCAATGCTTTGTGGGTTTACCTCATCGTGCCCATGGTTTTCGTGGCCGTGGATCTGTTCTGTCTCTCCGTGGGTCATGGCTGGACCTGGAACCATCTGGCGCCGGGATTTCCGAGTGGGGCGCTGCGGGCGGCCGTTGTGGCCGTGGCCTTCACCTGGCTCGCAGGGGTGTCCCTGCGCCGTGGATTCGCCCTGAAACTTTGA